The Microbacterium paraoxydans genome includes a window with the following:
- a CDS encoding M20/M25/M40 family metallo-hydrolase, protein MTDSSLPEVARVASDLIRIDTSNYGGGNAKGEREAAEYVGAYLEELGLEVEYYEPIPRRTNVMARVPGRNRTKPALVVHGHLDVVPAVAEDWTVDPFAGTVQDGMLWGRGAVDMKNMDAMILTAVADILRAGEQPERDLVLAFFADEENGGVEGSALVVKDRPEWFAGATAAISEVGGYSISVDDRRAYLLQVGEKALIWIRLVATGRAGHGSRLHEDNAVTKLAEAVAAIGRTRWPVRLTPTTEALLEGLSALSGRSADDPDALAAAAGPAEAFLRSTFRTTTNPTALTAGYKHNVIPERAEALIDVRVIPGTEDDVLAELQRIVGDDIRIETVVRDIGMETPFTGELVEAMVAALGRHDPGVPVIPYLLGAGTDNKALATLGITGYGFAPLRLPADLDFTGMFHGVDERVPVDSLVFGQRVLADLLRTY, encoded by the coding sequence ATGACCGATTCTTCCCTGCCGGAGGTCGCCCGCGTCGCGAGCGACCTCATCCGCATCGACACCTCCAACTACGGCGGCGGCAACGCGAAAGGGGAGCGGGAGGCGGCCGAGTACGTCGGGGCGTACCTGGAGGAGCTGGGACTCGAGGTCGAGTACTACGAGCCCATCCCGCGGCGCACGAACGTCATGGCGCGGGTCCCGGGCCGCAACCGCACCAAGCCGGCTCTCGTCGTGCACGGCCACCTGGACGTCGTGCCCGCGGTCGCCGAGGACTGGACGGTGGATCCGTTCGCCGGCACCGTGCAGGACGGCATGCTGTGGGGTCGCGGCGCGGTCGACATGAAGAACATGGACGCGATGATCCTCACCGCCGTGGCCGACATCCTGCGCGCGGGGGAGCAGCCGGAGCGCGACCTCGTCCTGGCGTTCTTCGCCGATGAGGAGAACGGCGGGGTCGAGGGCTCCGCGCTCGTCGTGAAGGATCGGCCGGAGTGGTTCGCCGGGGCGACGGCCGCGATCAGCGAGGTCGGCGGCTACTCCATCTCGGTGGACGACCGTCGGGCGTACCTGCTGCAGGTGGGGGAGAAGGCGCTGATCTGGATCCGCCTCGTCGCCACCGGCCGGGCGGGGCACGGCAGCCGCCTGCACGAGGACAACGCCGTCACGAAGCTCGCCGAGGCCGTCGCCGCCATCGGCCGCACGCGGTGGCCGGTCCGGCTCACGCCGACGACGGAGGCGCTGCTCGAGGGCCTGAGCGCGCTGAGCGGCCGGAGCGCCGACGACCCCGACGCCCTCGCCGCCGCGGCCGGCCCGGCTGAGGCCTTCCTGCGGTCGACGTTCCGCACGACGACCAACCCGACGGCCCTCACCGCCGGCTACAAGCACAACGTCATCCCGGAGCGCGCCGAGGCGCTGATCGACGTCCGCGTGATCCCGGGGACCGAGGACGACGTGCTCGCGGAGCTCCAGCGCATCGTGGGCGACGACATCCGGATCGAGACCGTGGTCCGTGACATCGGCATGGAGACGCCGTTCACAGGTGAGCTCGTCGAGGCGATGGTGGCGGCGCTGGGGCGGCACGACCCCGGTGTCCCTGTCATCCCGTACCTCCTGGGCGCGGGAACCGACAACAAGGCGCTGGCCACGCTCGGCATCACCGGCTACGGCTTCGCCCCGCTGCGCCTGCCGGCCGATCTCGACTTCACCGGGATGTTCCACGGAGTCGACGAGCGGGTGCCCGTAGACTCACTTGTCTTCGGTCAGCGGGTGCTGGCCGATCTGCTGCGCACGTACTGA
- a CDS encoding VIT1/CCC1 transporter family protein: protein MTAPAAADSTAADRRRWARYLVEERAEGAVYQRLAARRSGEERAILLGLAEAERRHEKHWLDLLGGEPTRLPRAGVRSRLLGWMAGRFGSIFVLALAQSAEARSPYDAERWATPAMRADEKVHHEVVRGLAARGRRRLSGSFRAAVFGANDGLVSNLALVLGIGATGVSSGFVLFSGIAGLLAGALSMGAGEFVSVRSQRELLTATEANEDAAAAAADLDIDENELALVYRARGMDQGESLARARRIVQAAQEGVRRAATGPVAVQGGDAHEVVGNDWTAAISSFLLFASGAIVPVLPWIFGMEGTAAIVLALVLVGIALLSTGAMVGVLSGGPPLRRALRQLAIGFGAAAVTYALGLLFGVGAV from the coding sequence ATGACAGCCCCTGCCGCAGCCGATTCCACGGCCGCCGATCGACGGCGCTGGGCTCGCTATCTCGTTGAGGAACGGGCGGAGGGCGCCGTCTATCAGCGCCTCGCGGCCCGCCGGTCGGGGGAGGAGCGGGCGATCCTGCTCGGGCTCGCCGAGGCCGAGCGCCGCCACGAGAAGCACTGGCTCGACCTGCTGGGCGGCGAACCGACGCGCCTGCCGCGGGCCGGGGTCCGTTCCCGCCTCCTGGGGTGGATGGCCGGCCGTTTCGGCTCGATCTTCGTCCTCGCCCTCGCCCAGAGCGCCGAGGCCCGCTCCCCGTACGACGCCGAGCGCTGGGCCACCCCGGCCATGCGCGCCGACGAGAAGGTCCACCACGAGGTCGTCCGCGGTCTCGCCGCGCGCGGCCGCCGGCGCCTCTCCGGCTCCTTCCGCGCGGCCGTCTTCGGCGCGAACGACGGCCTCGTCAGCAACCTCGCCCTCGTGCTCGGCATCGGCGCCACCGGCGTGAGCTCGGGTTTCGTCCTGTTCAGCGGCATCGCGGGTCTCCTCGCGGGCGCACTGTCGATGGGCGCGGGGGAGTTCGTGTCCGTGCGGTCGCAGCGGGAGCTCCTCACGGCCACCGAGGCGAACGAGGATGCCGCGGCGGCCGCGGCCGACCTCGACATCGACGAGAACGAGCTCGCGCTCGTGTACCGCGCCCGCGGCATGGATCAGGGCGAGTCGCTGGCCCGGGCCCGTCGCATCGTCCAGGCGGCCCAGGAAGGCGTCCGGCGTGCGGCCACGGGGCCGGTGGCCGTCCAAGGCGGCGACGCCCACGAGGTCGTCGGAAACGACTGGACGGCGGCCATCTCCAGTTTCCTCCTCTTCGCCTCCGGCGCGATCGTGCCCGTCCTGCCCTGGATCTTCGGCATGGAGGGCACCGCGGCGATCGTGCTCGCGCTCGTGCTGGTCGGCATCGCGCTGCTCAGCACCGGTGCGATGGTCGGCGTCCTCTCCGGAGGACCGCCGCTCCGGCGGGCCCTGCGGCAGCTCGCCATCGGGTTCGGCGCGGCTGCGGTGACCTACGCGCTGGGTCTGCTCTTCGGCGTCGGCGCGGTGTGA
- a CDS encoding undecaprenyl-diphosphate phosphatase, with the protein MHLLEALILGIVQGLTEFLPISSSAHLRVVGTFLPSGEDPGAAFTAITQIGTEAAVVVFFWRDIVRIISQWFRSLAGKVPRNDPDARMGWLIIIGSIPIVLLGLLFQDQIETVFRSLWIVAIMLIVFGILLGIADHVGAKRRALDDLTYPHGIAFGLAQALALIPGVSRSGGTITMGLFLGYERAAAARYAFLLAIPAVFGSGFYQLFKSWGEPSFFSLGDTMAATGVAFVVALGVIAFFMNWISKRSFLPFVIYRILLGGVLLVLLAMGVIPASA; encoded by the coding sequence ATGCACCTGCTCGAAGCTCTGATCCTGGGAATCGTCCAGGGTCTCACCGAGTTCCTGCCGATCTCCTCCAGCGCCCATCTGCGGGTCGTGGGGACGTTCCTGCCCTCAGGGGAAGACCCGGGCGCGGCGTTCACCGCCATCACGCAGATCGGCACCGAGGCCGCCGTCGTCGTGTTCTTCTGGCGCGACATCGTCCGCATCATCTCCCAGTGGTTCCGGTCCCTCGCCGGAAAGGTGCCGCGGAACGACCCGGACGCGCGCATGGGGTGGCTCATCATCATCGGCAGCATCCCGATCGTGCTGCTCGGACTCCTGTTCCAGGACCAGATCGAGACCGTCTTCCGCTCGCTCTGGATCGTGGCGATCATGCTCATCGTGTTCGGCATCCTCCTGGGCATCGCCGACCACGTCGGAGCCAAGCGCCGCGCGCTCGACGATCTGACCTACCCGCACGGCATCGCCTTCGGACTCGCCCAGGCACTCGCACTCATCCCCGGCGTCTCGCGGTCCGGCGGCACGATCACCATGGGGCTGTTCCTCGGCTACGAGCGCGCCGCCGCCGCCCGCTACGCGTTCCTGCTGGCGATCCCGGCCGTGTTCGGCAGCGGCTTCTACCAGCTGTTCAAGAGCTGGGGCGAGCCGTCCTTCTTCTCGCTCGGCGACACGATGGCCGCGACAGGGGTCGCCTTCGTCGTCGCGCTCGGCGTGATCGCGTTCTTCATGAACTGGATCTCGAAGCGCAGCTTCCTGCCGTTCGTGATCTACCGGATCCTGCTCGGCGGCGTGCTGCTCGTGCTGCTCGCGATGGGCGTGATCCCGGCCTCGGCCTGA
- a CDS encoding HAD family hydrolase, with protein MSNKPRAVLWDMDGTLVDTEPYWMAAETALVESFGGTWSHEDALQLVGSGLIDSAIILQGAGVDMAPEAIVSHLTTAVQESLRAQGVPFRPGAQELLRDLRAAGIPTGLVTMSLRRMALDVVGLIEFEAFDIVVAGDDVDNPKPHPEPYLQAAALLDVDIAEVVVIEDSPTGLRAGLASGALTLGVPHIVPLDGLGAHELWPTLDGRGAADLVELFGSRAAITEATR; from the coding sequence GTGAGCAACAAGCCCCGCGCGGTCCTCTGGGACATGGATGGAACACTCGTCGACACCGAGCCGTACTGGATGGCGGCCGAGACCGCACTGGTGGAGTCGTTCGGGGGCACCTGGTCCCATGAGGACGCCCTGCAGCTCGTGGGCAGCGGCCTCATCGACAGCGCGATCATCCTCCAGGGCGCGGGGGTCGACATGGCTCCGGAGGCGATCGTCTCCCACCTCACGACGGCCGTGCAGGAGTCGCTGCGGGCCCAGGGCGTCCCCTTCCGGCCGGGCGCCCAGGAGCTTCTCCGCGATCTCCGTGCCGCCGGGATCCCGACCGGTCTGGTGACGATGTCGCTGCGCCGGATGGCTCTCGACGTGGTCGGGCTGATCGAGTTCGAGGCCTTCGACATCGTCGTCGCCGGAGACGACGTCGACAACCCCAAGCCGCACCCGGAGCCGTACCTCCAGGCCGCCGCGCTCCTCGACGTCGACATCGCCGAGGTCGTGGTCATCGAGGATTCCCCGACCGGTCTCCGCGCGGGCCTCGCCTCCGGCGCCCTGACGCTCGGCGTGCCCCACATCGTCCCGCTCGACGGCCTCGGCGCCCACGAGCTGTGGCCGACCCTCGACGGCCGCGGTGCCGCCGACCTCGTGGAGCTCTTCGGCTCCCGCGCTGCGATCACGGAGGCCACCCGATGA
- a CDS encoding helix-turn-helix transcriptional regulator, whose protein sequence is MSAAPKPLLAAERVRLYLTLVPYLLEHGQVSLAEAAEEFGVTPREMRAMVEKLTVIGLPGEAGYWQQPQEMFDINWDLLDLEDVIEITNDVALRRVPRFTAREAAALLAGLQMVAAVPAVSDSGLVAGLISKLSRGAADAPADVVVAPTAVDEVREVVARGLQNGVAVSFTYQAPDAEPTTRTVDPVQILITNGQWYLQGWCHMREAMRTFHLDRVSAPTLTDIPSTHGGDRVPEAFAGLEEEREVTVRVPERLAPLLSGFVPTETLRAGDGMVTTQLHLADPRGIKRLAARFGGAMEVTDPGIARTATREWAAAGLALYHRPDAEV, encoded by the coding sequence ATGAGCGCGGCTCCCAAGCCTCTCCTCGCCGCGGAGCGCGTGCGTCTCTACCTGACGCTCGTCCCGTACCTGCTCGAGCACGGACAGGTCTCGCTCGCCGAGGCCGCCGAGGAGTTCGGCGTGACTCCGCGGGAGATGCGGGCCATGGTCGAGAAGCTGACGGTCATCGGCCTGCCGGGCGAAGCGGGCTACTGGCAGCAGCCGCAGGAGATGTTCGACATCAACTGGGATCTCCTCGACCTCGAGGACGTCATCGAGATCACGAACGACGTGGCCCTCCGCCGCGTGCCGCGCTTCACCGCACGAGAGGCGGCAGCCCTGCTCGCCGGTCTGCAGATGGTCGCAGCCGTCCCGGCCGTATCCGACTCCGGCCTCGTCGCCGGCCTCATCTCGAAGCTCTCGCGCGGTGCCGCCGATGCGCCGGCCGACGTCGTCGTCGCCCCGACCGCGGTGGACGAGGTGCGTGAGGTCGTCGCGCGCGGTCTGCAGAACGGGGTGGCCGTGTCGTTCACGTACCAGGCTCCCGATGCCGAGCCCACCACCCGCACCGTGGACCCCGTGCAGATCCTCATCACGAACGGACAGTGGTACCTGCAGGGCTGGTGCCATATGCGCGAGGCGATGCGCACGTTCCACCTCGATCGCGTCAGCGCGCCCACCCTCACCGACATCCCCAGCACTCACGGCGGCGACCGGGTACCGGAGGCGTTCGCCGGGCTGGAGGAGGAGCGCGAGGTCACCGTCCGCGTCCCGGAGCGCCTCGCTCCGCTGCTCAGCGGTTTCGTGCCCACGGAGACGCTCCGCGCCGGCGACGGGATGGTGACGACGCAGCTCCACCTCGCGGACCCCCGCGGCATCAAACGGCTCGCGGCCCGTTTCGGCGGTGCGATGGAGGTCACGGATCCGGGGATCGCGCGGACCGCCACCCGGGAGTGGGCCGCCGCAGGACTCGCGCTCTACCACCGACCTGACGCCGAGGTTTGA
- a CDS encoding tRNA (adenine-N1)-methyltransferase, giving the protein MTTTSAPRPSGPFREGDRVQLTGPKGRLHTVTLREDGELHTHHGVLRHRDLIGLPDGSVVANSSGHEYLALRPLLRDFAMSMPRGAAIVYPKDAAQIVMQADIFPGATVVEAGVGSGALSLSLLRAVGSTGRLLSFERREDFAEVAQANVETFFGERPDSWRVVVGDLVAALPVEVEPGTVDRVVLDMLAPWECIEAVAEALTPGGVVLCYIATATQLSRVAEFIRGTGLFTDPEASETMVRGWHVEGLAVRPDHRMVAHTGFLLTARRLAPGAVAPSVKRRASKSSYSDEDVELWTPGAVGDREITDKNLRKRAREAGKAAEGARLAAASRESEHTTE; this is encoded by the coding sequence ATGACCACCACGTCCGCCCCGCGCCCCAGCGGCCCCTTCCGGGAGGGCGACCGCGTACAGCTCACCGGTCCGAAGGGTCGCCTGCACACCGTGACGCTCCGCGAGGACGGCGAGCTGCACACGCACCACGGGGTCCTCCGGCACCGCGACCTCATCGGGCTCCCCGATGGCTCGGTCGTGGCGAACAGCTCCGGGCACGAGTACCTGGCGCTGCGGCCGCTGCTGCGGGACTTCGCGATGTCGATGCCCCGCGGTGCCGCGATCGTGTACCCGAAGGACGCGGCGCAGATCGTCATGCAGGCCGACATCTTCCCGGGCGCCACCGTCGTCGAGGCCGGTGTCGGGTCCGGTGCTCTGTCGCTCTCGCTCCTCCGGGCCGTGGGCTCCACGGGGCGCCTGCTCTCCTTCGAGCGCCGCGAGGACTTCGCGGAAGTGGCCCAGGCGAATGTCGAGACCTTCTTCGGGGAGCGCCCCGACTCCTGGCGCGTCGTCGTCGGAGACCTCGTCGCCGCGCTGCCCGTGGAAGTCGAGCCCGGCACCGTCGACCGGGTGGTGCTCGACATGCTCGCGCCCTGGGAGTGCATCGAGGCGGTCGCGGAGGCGCTGACCCCCGGCGGTGTCGTGCTCTGCTACATCGCCACCGCCACGCAGCTCTCCCGCGTCGCCGAGTTCATCCGCGGCACCGGGCTTTTCACCGACCCCGAGGCGTCGGAGACCATGGTCCGCGGGTGGCACGTGGAGGGGCTGGCTGTCCGGCCGGACCACCGCATGGTCGCGCACACCGGGTTCCTCCTCACGGCTCGCCGGCTCGCCCCGGGCGCCGTGGCCCCGTCTGTGAAGCGTCGGGCCTCGAAAAGCAGCTACAGCGACGAGGACGTCGAGCTGTGGACGCCGGGCGCGGTGGGCGATCGCGAGATCACGGACAAGAACCTCCGCAAGCGCGCGCGAGAGGCCGGGAAGGCGGCTGAGGGCGCGCGGCTGGCGGCGGCATCGCGCGAATCCGAGCACACGACGGAATAG
- a CDS encoding PAC2 family protein, whose amino-acid sequence MDVLGSRIIIAAFDGWNDAGEAATGAVGALQAAGGYDLVHSVDPELYFDYQYTRPATRLDAEGRRQMTWPEAGLWRPREPGPGPEFWLLTGAEPARTWQAFASEFIDVALRDDITGFVTLGAMLSDVPHTRPISIFASSQNEQVREAHALERSVYEGPVGILTVLEHFAENAGIPSVSLWASVPHYVASAAPSPKVTLALLDRLEELTGVDVDRRHLRTEAAAWEASIDAAASEDEDMAEYIRQLERTRDTWDSPDASGDAIAQAFERYLRRRDDGRGDRKR is encoded by the coding sequence ATGGACGTTCTCGGTTCGCGCATCATCATCGCCGCCTTCGACGGCTGGAACGACGCCGGTGAGGCCGCGACCGGAGCCGTCGGCGCGCTGCAGGCGGCGGGCGGCTACGACCTCGTGCACTCGGTCGACCCGGAACTCTACTTCGACTACCAGTACACGCGACCCGCCACCCGGCTCGACGCCGAGGGCCGCCGTCAGATGACGTGGCCGGAGGCGGGGCTGTGGCGTCCGCGCGAGCCAGGACCCGGCCCCGAGTTCTGGCTCCTCACCGGTGCCGAGCCCGCGCGCACCTGGCAGGCGTTCGCGTCCGAGTTCATCGACGTCGCCCTGCGCGACGACATCACCGGCTTCGTGACCCTCGGCGCCATGCTCTCCGACGTGCCGCACACTCGCCCGATCTCGATCTTCGCGTCGAGCCAGAACGAGCAGGTCCGGGAGGCGCATGCGCTGGAGCGGTCGGTGTACGAGGGCCCGGTCGGCATCCTCACCGTTCTCGAGCACTTCGCCGAGAACGCGGGCATCCCCTCCGTGAGCCTCTGGGCGAGCGTCCCGCACTACGTCGCCTCTGCCGCCCCTTCGCCGAAGGTCACCCTGGCCCTCCTCGACCGTCTCGAGGAGCTGACCGGGGTGGATGTCGACCGCCGGCACCTCCGCACGGAAGCCGCGGCCTGGGAGGCGTCGATCGATGCCGCCGCATCCGAGGACGAGGACATGGCGGAGTACATCCGGCAGCTGGAGCGCACGCGGGACACATGGGACTCCCCCGATGCGTCGGGAGACGCGATCGCCCAGGCCTTCGAGCGCTACCTGCGGCGCCGCGACGACGGCCGCGGCGACCGCAAGCGCTGA
- the tatC gene encoding twin-arginine translocase subunit TatC produces MSLGAHLVELRKRLMYAAIALVVGMVVAFIIADPVIHFITGPIRIISEQRGDDFSALNFATVTSAFDMRMRIAFTIGLFLSAPVWLWQIWAFIMPGLTRKEIRYTVGFVVAAVPLFFAGCYLGVQIMPHVIELMWSFTPEGGTNFYSAQEYYDFVFKLMIVIGISFVLPVFLVALNLAGVMSGRAILKGWRVAILIATIFAALATPAADVVSMLMLAGILIVLFFAAAGLSLLFDRRKRKRDTAAGLVPDAT; encoded by the coding sequence ATGTCGCTGGGCGCACATCTCGTCGAACTGCGCAAGCGCCTCATGTATGCGGCGATCGCTCTGGTCGTCGGCATGGTCGTGGCGTTCATCATCGCGGACCCGGTCATCCACTTCATCACCGGTCCCATCCGCATCATCTCGGAACAGCGAGGTGATGACTTCAGCGCCCTGAACTTCGCGACAGTGACGTCCGCGTTCGACATGCGTATGCGCATCGCCTTCACGATCGGCCTGTTCCTCTCTGCACCCGTCTGGCTGTGGCAGATCTGGGCCTTCATCATGCCCGGCCTCACCCGCAAGGAGATCCGCTACACCGTCGGCTTCGTCGTCGCCGCGGTGCCGCTGTTCTTCGCGGGGTGCTATCTCGGGGTGCAGATCATGCCGCACGTCATCGAACTCATGTGGAGCTTCACGCCGGAGGGCGGCACCAACTTCTACTCCGCGCAGGAGTACTACGACTTCGTGTTCAAGCTGATGATCGTCATCGGCATCTCGTTCGTCCTCCCCGTCTTCCTCGTCGCGCTCAACCTCGCCGGCGTGATGTCGGGCCGCGCCATCCTCAAAGGGTGGCGGGTGGCGATCCTCATCGCGACGATCTTCGCCGCGCTGGCGACCCCGGCAGCGGATGTGGTGAGCATGCTCATGCTGGCCGGCATCCTCATCGTCCTCTTCTTCGCAGCGGCAGGACTCTCCCTCCTCTTCGACCGACGCAAGCGCAAGCGGGACACCGCCGCCGGACTCGTCCCGGACGCCACATGA
- the tatA gene encoding twin-arginine translocase TatA/TatE family subunit has product MFAGMQGWHLLIVLAVILLLFGAAKLPALAKSMGQSARVFKGEMKAMKEEDAVRAESAPAEPTTVKDSGTDPETPPRA; this is encoded by the coding sequence ATGTTCGCTGGAATGCAAGGCTGGCACCTGCTCATCGTGCTGGCCGTTATCCTCCTCCTCTTCGGCGCTGCCAAGCTGCCGGCTCTCGCGAAGAGCATGGGCCAGTCGGCCCGCGTCTTCAAGGGTGAGATGAAGGCCATGAAGGAAGAAGACGCGGTTCGTGCCGAGTCGGCTCCCGCGGAGCCGACGACGGTGAAGGACTCGGGCACCGACCCTGAGACTCCGCCTCGCGCCTGA
- a CDS encoding helix-turn-helix transcriptional regulator — MAARIPAEERLTNLVVALMATEIGLTKQQILDNVSGYRQRADAGTRSDALEKMFERDKDELRSLGVPIETIGDAADPNDLREARYRIPQAEYDLPGDIEFSPAELAVLRLAGSVWSAESVSGDAQSGVRKIRALGIDGDEPIIGFAPRITARDPAFAPLQDAIERSRVVSFDYVKPGEDAPRRRRIRPLALVDYEARWHVYGVDVDIDEDRTFLLSRIVGDVVVSTSTFDPALREGAGERALRGLERVAAENSALLEVTPGTEAALRLGRRATPAAQGIHVPFVDLHIFADELASYGPEVRVVEPARLRDAVIGRLRAVVEAHTDAEVSA, encoded by the coding sequence ATGGCCGCCCGGATCCCTGCCGAAGAGCGCCTGACGAATCTCGTCGTGGCGCTGATGGCCACGGAGATCGGGCTCACCAAGCAGCAGATCCTCGACAACGTCTCCGGCTACCGCCAGCGCGCCGACGCGGGGACGCGGTCGGATGCGCTCGAGAAGATGTTCGAGCGGGACAAGGACGAGCTCCGCTCGCTGGGTGTCCCCATCGAGACCATCGGCGACGCGGCGGACCCGAACGACCTTCGTGAGGCGAGGTATCGCATTCCGCAGGCGGAATACGATCTCCCAGGGGACATCGAGTTCTCGCCTGCCGAGTTGGCCGTGCTCCGCCTCGCGGGCAGCGTCTGGAGTGCGGAGTCGGTCTCGGGAGACGCACAGTCCGGTGTCCGCAAGATCCGGGCCCTCGGCATCGACGGCGACGAACCGATCATCGGCTTCGCGCCGCGGATCACCGCCCGCGACCCCGCGTTCGCCCCGCTGCAGGACGCGATCGAACGCAGCAGGGTGGTGTCCTTCGACTACGTGAAGCCGGGCGAGGACGCTCCTCGACGGCGTCGGATCCGGCCCCTCGCCCTCGTGGACTACGAAGCGCGCTGGCACGTGTACGGCGTCGACGTCGACATCGACGAGGACCGGACGTTCCTGTTGAGCCGCATCGTCGGCGACGTCGTCGTCAGCACGAGCACCTTCGACCCCGCGTTGCGCGAAGGGGCGGGGGAGCGGGCTCTGCGAGGTCTGGAGCGCGTCGCCGCGGAGAACTCGGCACTCCTGGAGGTGACGCCCGGCACTGAGGCCGCGTTGCGGCTCGGGCGGCGGGCGACGCCCGCGGCGCAGGGTATCCACGTCCCCTTCGTCGATCTGCACATCTTCGCGGACGAGCTCGCGTCCTACGGTCCCGAGGTCCGCGTCGTCGAGCCCGCACGACTCCGCGATGCCGTGATCGGCCGCCTGCGCGCGGTGGTCGAAGCCCACACCGATGCGGAGGTGTCCGCATGA